Below is a genomic region from Xylophilus sp. GW821-FHT01B05.
GGACGGCGTGGCCGAGGTGCAGGTGCTGGGCTCGGGCTATGCCATGCGCATCTGGCTCGACCCGGGCAAGCTCGAAAAGTACAACCTGATCCCGTCGGACATAAGCGTGGCGCTGCAGGCGCAGAACGCGCAGGTCTCGGCAGGCCAGTTAGGCGGCCTGCCGGCCACCGCGCAGCAGCAGTTGAACGCCACGGTCACCGCGCGCAGCAAGCTGCAGACCGCCGAGCAGTTCGAGAACGTGGTGCTGCGCACCGCAGCCGATGGCTCGCTGGTGCTGCTGAAGGACGTGGCCCGGGTAGAGCTGGGCGCCGAGAGCCTGACCATCCAGTCGCGCCTGGCCGGCCAGGCTTCGGCCGGCATGGGCGTGGTGCTGGCCAACGGCGCCAATGCGCTCAAGGTGTCCGAGGCGGTGGTCAAGCGCATCGATGAGCTTGCGCCCTTCTTCCCCAGCCAGATGAAGGCACGCGTCAACTACGACACCACGCCCTTCGTGCAGGCCTCCATCGAAGAAGTCGTCAAGGCGCTGGCCGAGGCCATGCTGCTGGTGGTGCTGATCATGTACCTGTTCCTGCAGAACTTCCGCGCCACGCTGATCCCCGCGATTGCCGTGCCGGTGGTGCTGCTGGGCACCTTTGGCGTGCTGTCGCTGCTGGGCTATTCGATCAACACGCTGACCATGTTCGGCATGGTGCTGGCCATCGGCCTGCTGGTGGACGACGCCATCGTGGTGGTGGAGAACGTCGAGCGCGTCATGACCGAAGAGGGCCTGAGCCCCAAGGAGGCCACGCGCAAGTCCATGGACGAGATCACGCCGGCGCTGGTGGGCATTGCGCTGGTGCTGTCGGCGGTGTTCATCCCGATGGCCTTCTTTGGCGGCTCGACCGGCATCATCTACCGGCAGTTCTCGGTCACCATCGTCTCGGCCATGGCGCTGTCGGTGCTGGTGGCGCTCACGCTCACGCCGGCGCTGTGCGCCACCATGCTCAAGCACCTGCCGCATGACGCAGCCGGCCACCGGCTGGTGCGCCGCGGGCCGCTGGGCTGGGCCGACCGCTTCTTTTTATGGTTCAACCGCGGCTTTGACCGCACGGCCGACCGCACCCAGCGCGGCGTGCACGGCATCGTGCGGCGCGGCAAGCGCAGCATGCTGGTCTACCTGCTGCTGGCGGGCGGCATGGCCGTGCTGTTCATGCGCCTGCCGACCTCGTTCCTGCCCATCGAAGACCAGGGCATCCTGACCGCCGAAATCCGCATGCCGCCGGGCTCTACCGACGCGCGCATCCAGCAGGTGGTGCGCCAGTTCGAGGACTACATCCGCCAGCAGCCAGAAGTGGTGATCTACAACGTCACCACCGGCCTGTCGGGCGACCAGGGCTCGGGCCGCGCCTTCATCAAGCTCAAGCCCTGGGCCGAGCGCCCGGGCAAGGAGCACAGCGCCGAAGCCGTGGCGCGCCGCGCCAACGCCGCCCTGAGCAAGATCCGCGATGCGCGCGTGTTCGTGCTGCAGCCGCCCGCAGTGCGCGGGCTGGGGTCGAGCGCGGGCTTCAACTTCTACATCGAAGACACCGGCAACCTGGGCCACGAGGCGCTGGTGCAGGCGCGCGACCGCTTCCTGGAGCTGTCGCGCAAAGACACCGTGCTCACCGGCGTACGCAGCAACAACCTGGACGACACGGCCCAGTTCGCAGTGGACATCGACGACCGCCGCGCCGGCGCGCTGGGGTTGGCCACGGCTGACGTCAACAGCACGCTGTCGGGCGCGCTGGGCGGCACCTACATCAACGACTTCATCGACCGTGGCCGCGTCAAGCGGGTCTACATGCAGGGCGATGCCCCTTTCCGCATGCTGCCCGACGACATCAAGCGCTGGACGGTGCGCAACAGCAGTAACCAGATGGTGCCGTTCTCGGCCTTCTCCAGCCAGCGCTGGAGCTATGGCTCGCCACAGCTGCAACGCTACAACGGCCAGCCCGCGTTCGAGATGCTGGGCAGCGCGGTGTCGGGCGTGAGTTCGGGCACCGCCATGAACAAGGTCGAGCAGATCATGGCGCAGATGCCGCAGGGCATTGCCCACGAGTGGACGGGCGCCTCGTTTGAAGAGCGCCGATCCGGTGCGCAGGCGCCGCTGCTGTATGCGGTGTCCATCCTGTTCGTGTTCCTGTGCCTGGCCGCGCTGTACGAGAGCTGGTCGGTGCCGTTCTCGGTGATCCTGGTGGTGCCGCTGGGCATCATTGGCGCGGTGCTGTTCACCGGCCTGCGCGGCATGTCCAATGACGTGTACTTCCAGGTCGGGCTGCTGACCACGGTCGGCCTCTCATGCAAGAACGCCATCCTGATCGTGGAATTTGCCAAGCAGCTGCAAGAGCAGGGCAAGAACGTGTTCGACGCCACGCTGGAAGCGGTGCGGCTGCGCCTGCGCCCGATCCTGATGACTTCCCTGGCCTTTGGCTTTGGCGTGCTGCCGCTGGTGGTGGGCACCGGCGCCGGCGCAGCCGGGCGCCAGGCCATCGGCACGGCGGTGTTTGGCGGCATGGTGACCGCCACGGTGCTGGGCATCTTCTTTGTGCCGCTGTTCTTTGTGCTGATCCGCAGCTTCTTCCGCCAGCGCAGCACTGCTGAGCCGGCTCACGGGCACGCGCCGGAGGCCGCAGCATGAAGCGCCTGAGCCTCATCGCCTGCGCTGTGCTGGCCGGCTGCGGCAGCCTGGCACCGGACTACCAACGGCCTGCAGCGCCCATCCCCGGCACCTGGGCGCCCGCGCGCGTCGCGCCCGATACGGCAACGCCGGCACCCGCGCTGGACTGGCGCAGCTTCTTCCTCGATGAACGCCTGCGCCAAGTGGTCGGGCTGGCGCTGGAGCACAACCGCGACCTGCGGGTGGCGGCGCTCAACATCGAGCGCACCCGCGCGCAGTACGGCATCCAGCGCGCCAACCTGTTCCCGGCCGTGAATGCCACCGTGGCCGGCAGCCGCACCGGTGCCGCCGCCGACACCGCCGCCAGCGGCCGCGCCTCCACGCTCAACCAGTTCAATGCGGGCGTGGGTTTTGCCAGCTACGAGATCGACTTCTTTGGCCGGCTGCGCAACCTGGACGACGCCGCACTGGAGACCTTCTTTGCCACCGCCGAGACGCGCCGCAGCGTGCAGATCAGCCTGGTGGCCGACGTCGCCAACGCCTGGCTCACGCTGGCGGCCGACCAGCGCCGGCTGCAGCTGGCGCAGGACACGCTCAAGAGCCAGCAGGCGTCCTACGACCTGACGCGGCAGGCGCATGCGCTGGGCTCGGAATCCGGGCTGACGCTGGCGCAGTCGCGCACCACGGTGGATACGGCCCGCTCCGACGTCGCCAGCTACAGCCGCCTGGTGGCGCAAGACCGCAATGCGCTGGCGCTACTGGTCGGCGCCAGCGTGCCCGACACCTTGCTGCCCCGCGCGGCCGACCCGGCGGCACCTGCCGCCGCGCTGGTAGCCGTGCCGGAAGGCCTGCCGTCCGAGCTGCTGCAGAACCGGCCCGACGTGCTGGCGGCCGAGCACACGCTGCAGGGCGCCAGCGCCAACATAGGTGCGGCGCGTGCGGCCTTCTTCCCGCGCATCAGCCTGACCGCTTCCGCCGGCAGCGCCAGCCGCGAGCTGGACCGGCTGTTTGCCAACGGCAATGGCAGCTGGACTTTCGCACCGCAGATCGTGCTGCCGATCTTCAGCGGCGGCGCCTTGCGCGCCAGCCTGGACGTGGCGCGCATCACGCGCGACATCAACGTGGCGCAGTACGAGAAGACGCTGCAAACCGCCTTCCGCGAGGTGTCTGATGCGCTGGACGCACGCGCCACGCTGGGCGAGCAGCTGGACGCCCAGCGCTCGCTGCGCGACGCCACGGAAACCGCGCTGCGCCTGTCGCAGGCGCGCTTTCGCACCGGCATGGACAGCTACCTCGACGTGCTGGTGTCCGAGCGCGCCTTCTACACCGCAGGGCAGAACCTGATCACGCTGCAACTGGCGGAGCAGGCGAACCGCATCACGCTCTACAAGACCATGGGCGGTGGTTGGGGATGACCCGCGCTCACTGCGTGCAGCCGCATCCTTAACGGCGTTGGGTAGCCGAAGACCAATAGCCAAACACCCAATACCGGGCCGAGCGCAGCGATGGCCCGTGTGGCTGTCCCGGGGTCCCCTCTGTGGCGTTGAGGAGCGCAGGAATCGGCAGGTTGCCCGCAGCGAAGCGAAGGGACGGCGAGGACTGTTTGAGCCGCAGGCGAGTTCCGCAGCCGCCTGCCGATTCCGAGCACCGCAAAGCAGTCCGGCAAAGCCGGACCGCCACAGTGGGGTCGCCCTTTGGTCTGTCGCATAACTTCGCTTTGCGAAGTGAGCGCAGCCCCGCTTCGCGACCTTTGGTGACTTTCTTTCGGCGAAACGAAAGAAAGTTACTCGCCCGCCGGGGCGAACTCCCGGCACCCGCCGCCTGCAAGGCACGCCGCCAAGGGATATCTCAATACCTTGAAGGGGATGCTTTCCAGAAGACACTTGCAGCGGCCCGGCAAAGCCGGTTCCGCGCTGTTACGCGGATGGGGTCGGGCGCGCCGGTAGCAACTGCGACGGATCGACCACCGCAGACGCCATGACGGTGCCGGCCACCACGCCCAGCGCCGCCAGGCGCTTACGCATGCAGATCACCGCGCGGTCCTTGCTGAGCAGTTGCGCGCGGTGCGCCACGGCCAGGTCGATGAAGCCCTGGTCGTCCGGGTCCTTGCAGGTCACGGGCACCTTGGGCGCGACCGGCACGATGCGCGCATAACGGTCGAACTGCGCCAGCACCTGCACGTCAGCCAGCCCGTAGAAGGCCAGCCGCGACACGATCTGCGGATAGCCCAGCACCCGCGCCAGCTCCACCCGCATCGAGGCCGTGGCAACCCAGTCCAGCGTGCCGGCCTCCAGCGCGGCGCGCACCGGCTGCGCCGCCGGGTCATTGAACAGAAACACGTCGAGCACGATGTTGGTGTCCAGCACCAGGCAGGGCCGCATCGGATTCAAGCCGCCTGCAGCATGCCGCGCTGCTCGATGAAGGCAATCACCTCTTGCAGCCCGGTCTGGGTCTTGAGGTTGGTCATGACGAAGGGGCGTGCGCCGCGCATGCGCTTGGTGTCGGCCTCCATCACGGCCAGGTTGGCGCCCACGTGCGGCGCCAGGTCGGTCTTGTTGATCACGAACAGGTCGCTCTTGGTGATGCCGGGGCCGCCCTTGCGCGGGATCTTCTCGCCCGCCGCCACGTCGATCACGTAGATCGTCAGGTCGCTCAGCTCGGGGCTGAAGGTGGCGGCCAGGTTGTCGCCACCGGATTCGACGAACACCACGTCGGCGTCCGGGAATTCGGTGAGCATGCGGTCGATGGCCTCAAGGTTGATCGAGCAATCTTCCCGGATCGCCGTGTGCGGGCAGCCACCGGTTTCCACGCCCATGATGCGTTCGGCCGGCAGCGCGCCGCTGACGGTCAGCAGGCGCTGGTCTTCCTTGGTGTAGATGTCGTTGGTGATGGCGATCAGGTCCCACTTGTCGCGCATGGTCTTGCAGAGCATTTCCAGCAGCGTGGTCTTGCCGGAGCCGACCGGGCCGCCTATGCCCACGCGCAGCGGCGGCAGTTTCTTGGTGCGGTTGGCGATGTGGTGCAGGGCAGAACTCATAGTAGTCATCTCAGTTATCCATTGCGTTGCGCGTGATCCGCAGCGTACGCAACGCAAAGGCACAAAGGGCCGCGGAGCAGGCTTTGCCAGGCCGCAGGATGTGACCCCTGCAAGGGGGTTGGCGAAGACGCAAAGCGCGTAGCCTGGGGGTGTAGTTTCATCCTAGCTTCGGAACAGACGTGAATATTGCACTTCGTGACGGGCAGAGAGGATGGCGAGCATGGGGCTGAGCGCCTGCCGGTCGTCGTCGCCCAGCGCCATGGCATGGGCCACGGCCTGCGGGATGGCGCCGGCCAGCCGCGCCAGGATGCGCTGGCCCGCGCTCTGGCCCAGCGGCACCGACTTGAGCGCGGTCTGCACCATGTTCTCGGCCCAGCCAAAGGCAAAGGCGGCGCAGATATCGACCACCGCCGCCTCGGTGCGCGCGGCAGCGACCGCAAACGCGACCGGGTAGGTCGGCTGCCAGCCGGCCAGCAGGCCGGCGTCGTCCGGGTGCAGGCCGCGCAGCCAGTCGGCCAGCGAGCGGCCCATTTGCTCGGCCTGCAGGCGCAGTTCGCTGGTTTCGCGGGTTTGGCGCACCCAGGCATCGAGCGTGCGCAGCCGCTCGACGTTACCGGCACGGGCGGCAGGCACGGCCTGCGCCAGCACGGCCAGGTCACCGCGCGCCAGCGCCAGCTGCAGTTGGTCGGTGATCCAGTCGGACGCTACTTTTTCTGTAGCTACTCCCGCCCACTCCACGCCGGCTTCAAGCCCTTCTGAGTAAGAAAACCCACCCACCGGCAAGGCCGGCGAGGCCAGCCAGATCAGCTGCAGCAGGCCGGGCGTAAAGCCCGGCGCGGCTTCGGCAGCCTCAGCCACGGGCCGGGCGCTGTGCGTGGAACTGCACTGGTGCCGGTGCCGGCGCGTGGCTGTGGCCATGGTCATGCTGGCAGTCCGGGCCATGCACATGCGGGGCAGCTGCCGGCGCCGGGTGTTCGTGGCCATGCTCATGTGCGTGCTCATGTGCGTGCCCGTGGCCATGTCCACCGCCGTGCGCGCCGTAGGCGCCGCCTTCCGGCTCGAAGGCTTCCACCGCCTCGCGCACGATCAGGTGCATGGCGCGCAGCATGTCGGCCAGCACGTGGTCGGGCTCGATCTGCAGGTAGTCGGGCCGCAGCTCTATCGGCACATGGCGGTTGCCCAGGTGGTAGGCGGCGCGCACCAGGTCAAAGGGCGTGCCGTGCTCGGCGCAGGGCGTGATGCGCAGCACCGGCTGCGCCGCCGCCAGCACCCGCACCAGCGAGCCGTCTTCTGCCACCAGCACGTCGCCGCCGCGCACCAGGGTGCCGCGCGGCAGAAAGATGCCGAGCGCGCGGCCGCCGCTGTCGGTGGCGTCAAAGCGGCTCTTCTGGCGCACGTCCCAGTCGAGTTCGACGGTGGCGGCGCGCTTGAGCAGGACCGGGGCCAGGCCGCGGCCCTGGGGAATCAACTTGCTGATCGTGTGCATGGGAGGTGTCGTGTCAGGTGTGATGTGACGGAAGTTCGCGAAGCCATCGGCGTGCAGCGAGGCGAGGCGAAGGTAACAAGGCGCGAAAAATTGTATGGGCGGGCGCTTTCTGACAATGATGTCATCGGGGCGTCAGCATGGCGTTCCCCTGCCCTGCCTAGAGTGGCTTCGTTCTGGAAATACCGGCTCGATCATGCTCCATTCTTCCTCTCCTCTTGCGCGCTGCGCCCTGGCAGGGGCGCTTGCCGCGACGCTGGCGGGTTGCGCCGTGGGGCCTGACTATGTGCGCCCCGCGCCGCCCACCGGCGCCACCTTGCCGGCCTTCAAGGAGCAAGGCCCCTGGCAGGCGGCGGCGCCCGCCACCATCGACGCCGACGGCGCCTGGTGGAAGCTCTACGGCGACCCGCAGCTCGACGCCCTGGTGGAGCAGGCCAACAGCGCCAACCAGACCGTGCGCCAGGCAGAGGCCCAGTACCGCGCCGCACAAGCCCTGGTGCAAGGCGCGCAATCTTCGCTCTTCCCGACCGTGGGCGTGAGCGCCTCCGAGAACCGGGCGCGCACCAACACCGCCAGCTCGGTGCTGCAGAACACGCATGCCAACTCCCTGGCCGCCAGTTGGGAGCCCGACCTGTGGGGCCGCGTGCGGCGCTCGGTCGAGCAGGCCGGCGACACCGCCCAGGCCAGCGCGGCCGACCTGGCCGGCGCGCGCCTGACGATCCAGGCGACGCTGGTCAACAGCTACTTCCAGCTGCGCGTGTACGACCAGCAGAAGGAGCTGTACGCGCGCACCATCGAGGGCTACCGCAAGGCCTTGCAGCTGACCCAGAGCCAGTACCGCGCGGGCATCGTCACGCGCGCCGACGTGGCCTCGGCCAACACCGCGCTCACGGCCGCCGAGGCATTGGCCATTGACGTGAACCTGTCGCGCCAGCAGCTGGAGCACGCCATCGCCGTGCTGCAGGGCAAGACGCCGACCGAGTTCTCGCTGCCACCGGCGCCCATCGTGGCGCAGTTGCCGGTGGTGCCGGTGGGCCTGCCCTCGGAACTGCTGCAGCGCCGCCCCGACATCGCGGGCGCCGAGCGCCGCATGGCCGCCGCCAACGCCGCCATCGGCGTGGCACAGGCGGCCTGGTACCCCAACCTGACCCTGGGCGCCAGCGCCGGCTTTTCCGGTGCCGGGCTCGCCCCCTTGTTCTCGACCCCCGACCGGGTCTGGGCGCTGGGCGCGACGCTGGCAGCCACGCTGTTCGACGGCGGCCTGCGCCAGTCGCAAAACGACCAGGCGCGCGCCAACTTCGATGCCGCAGCGGCCAGCTACCGGCAGACCGTGCTGGCCGGCTTCCAGGAAGTCGAAGACAACCTGGCGGCGCTGCGCGAACTGGAGAAAGAGCGGGCCAAGCAGGAAGAGGCCGTGCAGTCCTCGCGCGACGCCGAACGCATGCTGCTGGCCCAGTACCGCGCCGGCACCACGCCCTACACCACGGTCATCACCGCCCAGGCCACGACGCTGAGCAACGAGCGCACCGCCATGCAGTTGGCGGCACGCCAGTTCACCGCCAGCGTGACCCTGGTCCGGGCCGTGGGCGGCGGCTGGAATGCCGCGCAGCTGCCCGCACCCAACGCCCGGCCGGCACAGGCCAAGGACGCCCCCGCCAACGCAACAGCCCTCACGGCCACGGCCCAGGAATGACCCCGATGGACGCCTCGACAAGCCCCGCCCTTTCTCCTCTCCCGCATCGTCCGCGCCGCGGCCTGCTGATCCTCATCGTGCTGGTGCTGCTGGTGGCCGCCGCGCTCTACCTGCGCCACCGCTGGGCCGCTGCGCCCCCCGTGGCCGAAGCGCCCGCCGTGCCGGTCACCACCGTGGCCGTGGCGCGCAAGACCGTGCCGATCACGCTGCGCGGCGTGGGCACGGCGCTGCCGATTGCGTCGGTGACGGTGCATTCGCGGGTTGATGGCCAGCTCGACTCGGTGGCCTTCACCGAAGGCCAGGACGTGAAGGCCGGCCAGGTGCTGGCACGCATCGATCCCCGCAGCTACCAGGCGCAACTGGCCCAGGTCGTGGCGCAAAAGGCCAAGGATGCCGCCCAGTTGGCCAACGCACGTGCTGACCTGGCGCGCTACGAGATGCTGATCAAGGAAGACGCCACAACGCAGCAAACGCTGGACACGCAAAAGGCCCTGGTCAACCAGTTGCAGGCCGCGCAGCAGACCGATGACGCACAGATCAACTATGCGCAGGTGCAGCTCAACTACACCACCATCACCGCGCCGATCAGCGGGCGCGTGGGCGCACGCCTGGTCGACCCGGGCAACATCGTGCATGCGGCCGACACCACGGGCCTGGTCGTCATCAACCAGATCGACCCGATCGCGGTGCAGTTCACTCTGCCTGAGAGCAGCTTCCAGGCGGTGAACCGCGCGCTGCGCGCAACACCGGGCCAGTTGCAGGTGACGGCCGTCACGCATGACACGCAAGAGGTGCTGGGCACCGGCCGGCTGGTGCTGCTGAACAACCAGATCGACACCACCACCGGCACGGTGGCGCTCAAGGCGCACTTCCCCAATGCCGAGCACAAGCTGTGGCCAGGCCAGTCGGTCGATGCGCGCATCACCCTGGGCGAGCGCAGCGACGTGCTGGCGGTGCCGGCCGCGGTAGTGCAGCGCAGCCAGGACGGCTACTTCGCCTATGTGGTGGATGCCGACAACAAGGTGCAGCCACGGCCGGTGGAAGTGGTCGATACCAGCGACGGCCAGACCGTCATCGGCAAGGGCCTGGCCGAAGGCGAGCGCGTGGTGCTGGACGGCCAGTACCGCCTGCGGCCCGGCGCCCGTGTGGCGGAGGCCAAGCCCGCAGCGGCAGGGGCCCGCCCGTGAGCATTTCCACCACCTTCATCAAGCGGCCCATTGGCACCTCGCTGCTGGGCCTGGCGATCCTGCTGATCGGCCTGGCGGCCTGGCCGCTGCTGCCGGTGGCGCCACTGCCGCAGGTCGATTTCCCGACCATCCAGGTGTCGGCCAACCTGCCGGGCGCGAGCCCGCAGACCATGGCATCGAACGTGGCGCAGCCGCTGGAGCGGCAGTTCTCGCTGATCGCCGGGCTCACCCAGATGACGTCGAGCAGCGCTCTGGGCTCGACCCAGATCACGCTGCAGTTCGACCTGAACCGCGCCATCGACGGCGCGGCGCTGGATGTGCAGACGGCCATCAATGCCGCCTCGGGCCAGTTGCCGACCAATCTGCCGAGCGCGCCGAGTTTTCGCAAGATCAATCCGGCCGACGCGCCGGTGCTGATCCTGGGCGTGCAATCCAAGGTGCTGCCGCTGACCCAGGTCAACGACTACGCAGACAACGTGCTGGCGCAGCAGATCTCGCGCATCTCCGGCGTGGGCCTGGTCAACATCTTCGGCGCGCAGAAACCCGCCGTGCGCATACAGGCCAACCCCGAGAAGCTCAAGGCCCTGGGCCTGAGCCTGGAAGACATTCGCGGCGTGATCGCCACCACCACGGTCAACGCCCCCACCGGCACGCTGGACGGCGCACGGCAGGCCTTCACCGTCTACACCAATGACCAATTGCTGTCGGCCGCGCCGTGGAACGACGTGGTGCTGGCCTGGCGCAATGGCGCGCCGATACGGGTGCGCGACATCGGCGTGGCGGTGGACGGCCCTGAGAACAGCAAGATCGCCGCCTGGGGCTTTGCCGGCGCCGCAGCCCCGGCCGACAACGGCATAGAGAACGGCCGCGCCATCATGCTGGCCATCACCAAGCAGCCCGGCGCCAACGTGATCGACACGGTGGACCGCATCCTGGCCGCGCTGCCGCAGCTGCAGGCATCCATCCCGCCCAGCATCAAGGTCAGCACGCTGGCCGACCGCACGCAGAACATTCGCGCATCGGTCAAGGATGTGGAGTTCACCCTGGTGCTGTCGATCGTGCTGGTGGTGGGCGTGATCTTCGTCTTCCTGCGCAACATCACGATCACGCTGATCCCCAGCGTGACGGTGCCGCTGGCCATCCTGGGCACGGCGGCGGTGATGTACGTGCTGGGCTATAGCCTGGACAACCTATCGCTGATGGGGCTGACCATCGCGGTCGGCTTTGTGGTGGATGACGCCATCGTGATGCTGGAGAACATCTACCGCCATATCGAAGACGGCATGCCGCCGATGGAGGCAGCGCTGAAAGGCGCGGGCGAGATCGGCTTCACCATCATCTCGATTTCGGTGTCGCTGGTGGCGGTGTTCATCCCGCTGCTGCTGATGGGCGGCATCGTCGGCCGCTTGTTCCGCGAGTTCGCGGTGACGGTGACGCTGACCATTGCGCTGTCGGTGGTGGTGTCGCTCACGCTCACGCCCATGCTGTGCGCGCGCTTTCTCAAGCCCCATACGGGGCAGGAAAAACATGGCCGCCTCTACCAATGGTTCGAGCACGGCTTTGACGCCCTGCTGGGCGGCTACCGGCGCGGCCTGGGCTTTGTGCTGCGCCACCCGTTCGCCACCTTGATGAGCTTTCTGCTGACCGTCGCGGCCACGGTGGCGCTGTTCGTGGTGATCCCCAAGGGCTTCTTCCCGCAGCAGGACACGGGCTTTATCTCGGGCCAGGCTGAT
It encodes:
- a CDS encoding efflux RND transporter permease subunit, with the protein product MSISTTFIKRPIGTSLLGLAILLIGLAAWPLLPVAPLPQVDFPTIQVSANLPGASPQTMASNVAQPLERQFSLIAGLTQMTSSSALGSTQITLQFDLNRAIDGAALDVQTAINAASGQLPTNLPSAPSFRKINPADAPVLILGVQSKVLPLTQVNDYADNVLAQQISRISGVGLVNIFGAQKPAVRIQANPEKLKALGLSLEDIRGVIATTTVNAPTGTLDGARQAFTVYTNDQLLSAAPWNDVVLAWRNGAPIRVRDIGVAVDGPENSKIAAWGFAGAAAPADNGIENGRAIMLAITKQPGANVIDTVDRILAALPQLQASIPPSIKVSTLADRTQNIRASVKDVEFTLVLSIVLVVGVIFVFLRNITITLIPSVTVPLAILGTAAVMYVLGYSLDNLSLMGLTIAVGFVVDDAIVMLENIYRHIEDGMPPMEAALKGAGEIGFTIISISVSLVAVFIPLLLMGGIVGRLFREFAVTVTLTIALSVVVSLTLTPMLCARFLKPHTGQEKHGRLYQWFEHGFDALLGGYRRGLGFVLRHPFATLMSFLLTVAATVALFVVIPKGFFPQQDTGFISGQADSAQDSSSEVMHGRMLQLADIIRQDPDVASFGMQAGASTFNSGNFFIALKPKDEGRVANADQIIARLRAKLAPVQGITLFMQAGQDINVGGRQSRTQYQYTVTDPNLDELNTWAPRLTTKFRSLPQLTDVTSDQQNAAPIATLTIDRQRASSYGITPQMVDATINNAIGQRQVAQFFTQLNSYHVVLEVTPELQGDPALFSRLYLTSPLTGQQVPLSTFVSVDTSKTGYLSISHQGQFPAVTISFNLAPGNSLGQAVDAINNAQAQMGMPATVSGSFQGTAQAFGDSLRSQPYLIAAALIAVYIVLGLLYESYIHPLTILSTLPSAGVGALLILMAGGYDLSVIALIGIILLIGIVKKNGIMMVDFALHAERDRGMSPRDAIFEACILRFRPIMMTTMCALLSGLPLMLGQGAGSELRRPLGYAMVGGLILSQMLTLFTTPVVYLYLDRAHHWYVRRKQARKALPGPHESAA